Genomic DNA from Procambarus clarkii isolate CNS0578487 chromosome 34, FALCON_Pclarkii_2.0, whole genome shotgun sequence:
TCTGACCATGCATAAAAAAAGTGATAATTAAATGCctaaaaaaaaatatgcaaatcATTTATAATTGTTGGTTAATAGAAGCATTTAATAGAACATTAGATTTTGcaaatacaatactgtattaaTATGTTGTGTAAAGTGCATGATAGCTACTGCTAGATTTTGTATACATTTATGACCAAGTTACTTTGTGTTTTAAGCGGTGTCAGGATCAGATGTATCTGATCAGGATTAAGATGTATCAGGATCAGATGTATTCTGAAcgcttatactgtactgtataactgGACACTGATCACACAACAGGAGGATGGCATTAACCATTATACAGTAGCTAATCAACCAAATGACAGTTTTTATTTCAAACaaatttaataattttttgtTATGCCCTAACCAGTACATAAACAATTTAGACAAAAATGAAAGCAAACTGAACACTATGAAATCAAACCGTAATTTGAATAAAACAAATTAGGAGCCAAAAGCTTTCCAAAATGGGTGCTTGAAGTCTATTATATACCACCTGACTCTCCACCTGAGGGGGGGAACTGTGTGAGCCATAAATTCACGATACAGTACATTTCATGTACTGTAGTTGTCTCGCCAGCCTCGTACCTCTAATTTAAATTGACTAAAATTCACTATATGATTCTGGCACAACCTTCTGCCTCCTGATGTTTATttttgtgtgtcagtgtgagcatgtgtgtgtgtatatgtacattATGAGCAAgcatatgcatgtgtgtgtgtatatgtacattATGAGCAAgcatatgcatgtgtgtgtgtatatgtacattATGAGCAAgcatatgcatgtgtgtgtgttagtgaagcagataaaaaaaaaatgacatcttacccacagctgctgctgctcatcCACAGTGCcaagaaacaataacaaaacactgtATGAGTCTTATGAGTGTGGTAAAGGAGCCTCGTGTCTTGTACCTTCCTCAATACATTACCACATGCTACCAACAAGCTCCACTATCAACACATTGTGAATGAAACAATGTACAAAAATAAAGTGCACAAAACCCAATACAAACATCCATCAAACATTAACGTTAAATTCAAAGTGTGTGGGGGGCACTTTACCATACAGGCATGACAACTTAAATACTGGTACATATAAATTTAAAGAATCAAAATCACGTAACCCAAAATCCTTCAGTTGAAAAACCAATGTTCAATAGTATCTAACAGAGAAATTTTGTCCCCCATCCATGAATACAGTACGAGTGTATTAAATGCAATAAAATAATGCCCAAGGCCTTTGTACTGACAACAAAAGCCTTGACCCTAAAGCATGCACAACATCAATCAAACTGCTGCTTGCCTTAAAATAAATACTTACTTTTACTTTGTTAAATAAAACTTTTCACAATAAAAGATAAGCAAAAGAAATAAcacttttgtaaactacaaaatatATTATGTGAACATGTATTACTGTGCAgaaaataagtcacaataacacgactgaaacaaataacccaacccacacatgaaCTGGAATGTCACGACTCAATTACGGTCCACGATGGACCAAAATGTTATTGCTTTCATTTTATACATGCGAGTTGGGTTATATAAATATAACTTGCATTTAATGGTAACttcaattaaaataaaaattaagaCAACTATGTCAATTTAAGAGAAGACAAGCAAAGTAAGATGTTAGAATAAGAAAAGTCACAGTCttgggcatttctacaaaaacctcTTAGATAAGCCATCACCACTTGCTGCTCATAGTTTCTATTCAAGCATTAACCCACATTACGGAGACCTTCAACAATGATAAAGGTTCCTCTCTCTTAAGTCATCAATACAATGGCAAAAAAAAGCAAACTTTTATTGTGTGTTTAAACTTCATTTATTGCACCACACCAAACCTGATCTTTGGTGTGGTGACCAACGTCAAACCCTGACATTGCACACCAAATTCTTGCAAAATAATACCAGCACATAAGAGGACAGATCATTTCCTGCATGCAAGGGTTTACTGGGTTGTTATGGGAGGTGGGTGAAAAAAAAACTCAGGCAGAGGAAATCGGAAGAGTACTTACTGGGTTATTTCTCAACTGTGCTGCACGGCTCGGGGGCACCGAAGACACGTCTATTTCAATGTTGTCCTGGTATGTGCTGCCACTGAAATATAGTGTTACATTTTAGTTATCTAAAAGAATTACAGTATTACTATTTTCTTACAATTAATGCCCCTTTTTCTTACAGTAATAATAGCAACACAGGATCACATTTTTCTGTGACAGCTAACATGACCAAGGGATGGATAAACACACAGTATTGCTTTACACATTACTAGTAAGGCATTCTAATGACTTCTAAGCCAGGCAAAGGTGGTGATGCACAATACACACTAATTATTCTCAAAACATCAGATCCTTTGtagtatgggtcatccaataaggataGTTGATTTCTAgacgttaccactgctaggcttaggctcggctacaattcctctggcagtttgtaacatctgctgatgtagatttgataatgtaaactctgtcagcagaactatttgcATACTTTGCATCATTATATAATAGAATGTGAAAAATTTtatgaattcagagataacaccatcaatggtgtccaaaaACTGTGTAAGTACTAgtatttcattcataatgatgtacttctGGCaaccttagcgaagtatccaaaatttgcttactgtaggtgcagccagcacatgactgtaaagctgccacccagttaggtaggtgtggagcaagactagtaaccgtgtctctctctctcccccctcctcctcctcctctctctgccTCCTCTCTctgcctcctccctctctcctcctccctctctcctcctcccttctctctcatgGTCTGTGACAATATCAATCCAGTCTACACATCATCAAAAGGAAACAAACACATAAGAGGGGGCAAGACGCCTTACCTAGTCTTGGTGTTTTCGTAAGTAGCTGTTCGGGACTGAGCAAACATATCAAAGTCAGCATCTTCGTTTTTCTTCGCTTTTGGAGAATTTCCTACAGCTgcagaaaaaaaaatttaaattgtgAGAATCTAATAGAAAAAAATTGGAGCTGTGGTAGACTGAAAgtaatacacaaacacccccacacCTTTACAAAAAACCTCAcactttaataaaaaaaaaagtttcaattttattttattttttgccctaaaCGCTTTACATAATAGTGGTTTCATAGTGTAACTCTTGTCCCTACAATTTGTACATTACTTCTTTTGTTCTTTGTacaccttttttattttttataaaattgtattgtatcgtATTGTAACATTATCCAAGTGTTATCTTGCCAGTTTTACATCCCTTAAGGAATCAAGAGATGTTTTCTTAAGTAATCTTGCACGTTCCATGCATTAAGCTGTCTACCCATCACACTAAACCCCATTACTTTCCTCTTATATATCTTACAAGCCTACAATCACTCAACCTCTCCAGACATCAACTCCGCACACGAGAGTTTCTTTTGGCCCACTCAACCACCCCCATCAATCTACATCTCTTGCCTTTTCTGCCATCTTAGAGATTTAATATACTTATCTTGTTTAGTCCTACCAACTTATAATACCTTATACAGTAATACATGCACTTCTTTAAACATTATTTACTTTTTTTTATGTAGTTAGTATTAAAGTTGTTTAAGGGACTAAATGTAAAGTATTTTGCATAAGATAAACACCATTAATTCCATTCCAACAAACTATTCCCACTGTAATATTTATTAATTCTACTTCTGCATTGTTCTTATGCACACCACATGTATGAATGCATATGTATTCAATGATTGACTTCTTATTTCATACATGATACAACACTCTTCATTCTTCAAGTAGTAACTTACTTAATGATGCCAGCTGTGCAGAGGGTGGATCATCGGCAAGGTCTATTAGGGACACCTCAGGTTGTGGCTGTGAAGGGCGTTGTGGCTCTGAAGGCTGTTGGGACTCAAGAGGAAGTTGCGGTGGAGATTTTGTGGGACTACCGATACCTTTCACCTTGTTCATGTGACGATCATATCTGCAAATGCATAGATCTCTCATTATTACATCATTCTAAATGCATTCCATTCTTCACTTAATGCATAAAATTATTTACTTTATTGCCACAGAATTTATTTTCTCTAACATCTGAGACTCATTTGTGTACTTAGTTCCCATATGTGACCCCTTGTTTGTGTAATCATCTCTgctaaatagtttatccttgtcggcAGTACTTACCTAGAACTGTGACAAATTGTCACAGCTCTAGATAAGGAGTCAGCAGCTTTCAAGTACCTTCAAGACACCTTTCCCTAGCTGTCTAAGGTACAAGTAAAAGCAAAGTTTGAGGGAAAAATAAccattttctatactttggagGTATAAACAATTAGAAATCATGCTTACTATCTtgggacaatatatatatatatacacacatatatatataaatttcttgCATAAACTTATTCTGAAGGAAGCCTGAGCAAAACCTAAGCAAATATTATTCCATAAAATACAAAGGAGAAAGAAGGAATAACAAAGATCTAGTAAAACCACTTAAGAGAGATTAAATCCTAGCAAAatgacccccccaccccaccctgtcCTTCAGAAACATACAAACTTCAGTAACATTGTTCTTACCTAAGGAAGAGGTTATTAAGGTCATCATTGATACGTAAGAGATCAGCAGTGAGAATGTCATCGCTGACTCGACCCACCAGTTCGACCACTCGTTGCTGCATTGCTCGACAGGTTGCATGTAGCTCCTGTATTGAGAAAGTGATGTCATACAATTCAGCAGTATGAAAATAATACTCTTAAGTCAGCTTATTCTAACATACTTTAATGCACTAGAGTACAATGTCAGCTCAGCTTCCCAAAACCTATATTGTATATCTACTTATATACAATTTATCTTGTTTTTACTTCACAAATATTCTTTACAACACAAGTATAGTGATTACACAGCAATATTTTCTTAATATTTTAACTCCAGATAGTTAAGTAGCTCATGAACCATCTCCCTCTTTTCCATTTATTAATTTGGTTAACAGTTTATGTGCTATTACAACCTGTGGTTGATTTCAAAGCATTTTACTAGTCTTGCAGTCACATACAgtattttatattataattataacccACAAGACAAGATTTGCAACAAAATATTATACTGCATTTCAAACTAATATAGTCAGAACTGTAGCATTCATAATAAAGTCTCACACCTGCAATAACTGTAGGTCATCTTGGTGTTCCTTTCCAGGGCTGAGTTCTCCTAGCATCTCCCCCAGGACTTTGGCATTTGCTTCCACAACGTCCAACTCACTGTGCAACTTAGCTCGTTGTTCAGCCGTCAAAGTTACCGGAGCAGCAGGAGTTGGCGTtggctggtgggggttggggcgaCGTGGCGATGTGACAGTTCCTTGGGGTACACGGGGAGGACGCG
This window encodes:
- the LOC123762050 gene encoding TOM1-like protein 2 isoform X7, whose translation is MAPRKVREMMTSHNKMSFFGGNPFGTAVGQKIEQATAETLPSEDWGLNLEVCDLVNESEDGPRDAIKAIRKRLATQPKNYTVVMYTLTLLESCVKNCGKRFHVHACSKDFVQDLVKLIGECPKNEPPAAVQEKVLLLIQAWADAFRHQPELSGVSQVYAELKFKGVEFPMSNPDTMAPIITPQRTATAPEPRPPRVPQGTVTSPRRPNPHQPTPTPAAPVTLTAEQRAKLHSELDVVEANAKVLGEMLGELSPGKEHQDDLQLLQELHATCRAMQQRVVELVGRVSDDILTADLLRINDDLNNLFLRYDRHMNKVKGIGSPTKSPPQLPLESQQPSEPQRPSQPQPEVSLIDLADDPPSAQLASLTVGNSPKAKKNEDADFDMFAQSRTATYENTKTSGSTYQDNIEIDVSSVPPSRAAQLRNNP